Part of the Trichoderma asperellum chromosome 1, complete sequence genome is shown below.
TCGACCCACTTGTACCGACGGTACCGACATCCGGCTTCTTTGGCATTTCTCAATGAAATAACAGTGGTGGATGGCGTAAAAAGCAGAATTTCTTTGTCGTCTTTACGGCGTGTGGGAGGAGGATGCGGACGCACGGAATATGGGCACGGTTGCCTGGATTTTTGATTCTTGATATTGCTTCATGTCACGGTCGGTCATAGGGAAAGGAAATGAACCTATTTTTGATGTCCATTTTGCCTTTTTACCCAAGtctcaattttctttttctttttttctgagCATGGTGCTTGTGCTGCTACTCGCTATGTGAGGGATCCGTAAATTGGCCTCCCCCCCCAAATGGTGAATGAAAAGATGTCCCGGCTTTCCCAATCATTATCCCCCTTccaatattttattttggaCTTTGGAAGATCCACGCAGGTAAGAATCACTGGACATCACATGTGCATCTTGCAAGTATGGTAAGGCCTCACAACACTTGATCGCCATTACACCCAACACTCTTGATTTTCGGGCATGAGCACGGAAGGAACCAAGAGGATAATTAAGCTGCCGCATTAATGTTTAGTATTCTCATATCATTTTGAAGGCTTATGTTTGACCAATGAGGAACAGGCGTATTAAAACGGCCATTTAAATAGATGTTAGAGATTAATATCTAACGCATGTGTAAACGTAAGGGACACGTCCCCAGCTCATGAAAATTGATCGACTTTTGTTAGTCTGTCGTGCCCCGAAAACATTGCCCCAAAAACAAATAccggtttaaaaaaaagagaaaaaaggaccAAAAGGAGAGAATTAAAGAAACCAATAGCCCTATCATTTCAATCCCACCAACGCCGTAGGTTGCTCTATGAAACAGCCCCGGAAACAGTTAGGCTCGTATTGTTGCTCTCCACCAGCAAAACAAAGATTCAAGAAGCACTAATAGCCATAGTGACCATGATTTATCGGTCCTCAGCCCATTCGTTCTCACGGCGGatttgctcctcttcttcggcggAGAAGTCATTTGTGATGTTGAAAGTCTTGCGGATCTCCTCAGGAGACTTGCCCTTGATCATGTTGGCCACAGTCTTGCAGCCGACATCGAGGAGAGGCTTGATATCAAGGAAATTGGATGCCTACGCTTGGGATTAGTTGCGAAACAATATTGGGGTAGATATCATGTAAACGTACAAGAATAATCTCAAAGAGCATTTCCTGATCCACCTGCATAAACTTTTGGTCCCACTCCTCGATATCAGTCGTCTTCTTGCGGGCATCCGACTCGTCGTCGGGGGTCGTGACGGGATCGTTGCGGTGATGTTCGCACCACTCGACTACCTTTCGCAGGACCGCTTCATTGACCTGCCGAGTCCCTGTCAGCTGTATTCTACAAAAGGGCATCGAAGCTCCGAAGGGAAATAACCTACGTTGGGGATAGGGATGGGGTTGTCTTGGGTGATGTCGGTATGGCTCAAATCCTCCAACATGTTCTTCAAAAGCATGGAGCGCTCGACCACGACACGGTCTGGAGTCGGCTTGTCAGTTTCGAGCTATCGGCGAAGAGAAAGCGATGGACCATCGAGGGCGAGCTTACCAACTTCCATGGTGGCGTTGTCATTGGAGATCAGCCAGATCTTCTGCGATGCGGGCTTTGCCTCTGCCATTGTGATAATCGTGTGCTTTGAGAAGCGCTTATGGATGTAGCGGTATGATAAAGGCGGTAGAGATGGATGATAGGACGCAGCACAAGGCGTTTGAGCGAGACGGTTTGCagctgatgatgaagttgCGAGAAACGAGGCTGGAAGATGCGAGAGCTGAAGGTTGAAATATCGGCTGGTGCTAGGCACGGACGGGCCTCAGCggcaggcaggcagcgcaggcaggcaggcaggcaagcAGTCCCTTGAGTTCTGCGGGGTTCCGCGGTGGaggaggtacgtaccgcccAAAGGCGTGCAAGAGCCACCAAAGCTTAACGGCAGACAGTGTGGCCAAAGTCAGCATCAAAAGAATAGGTTGATTTTTTTGTTGGTCAAAACGAGCGTtgataaaaaataaaataaaataaaaattgcaCACGTTGAAGGAGATTTAATTTGATTTTTTGTTTGGGCAGTCTCTTGCCTCCTGTTAGAAACCCTTCGCTATCCTTGAAAGCCGCTTTCAAACGGAAGTCGGAGTATCATCACGCTATTTGGAGTCCTCGCCGAAGGATCAGTAGTAGCTAGTACACAGCCCTGTGTTTGGTCTGCCGTGGAACCAACAGATGACTATAAGAATTCCAATGCCACAAGTATTCTCCTGGGGCCTTCTACGCAATAGACTTGAGGGGAGAGAATACACTTGGCaaatactacctagtaggtaatTCTTCAAGCCTTGTATAAGTACTGCTAGGTAGATACCTACGTACATAGTGACGCATGCTTGTCTCTATAAATATTCACAGCCCTATGGCACTACCTTGGCAAATGTGTTGGGCCCGCTCATCAAGTAAAAAACGGCGACTACACTTTTTTAACCATCGAGGCCCTTTATGTAAATGCGCATTTAAGCTAGTCGTCATGCACAAGTTACTAAGCTCTAGGCCTACGTTATGCTTGGTGCATTTGCAATGCTTCAATGGCCAATCTGTGGGCCATGGCTTGCGGCGCTGCAATGCGTCTGTGTCGAGACGGCTGTAGGAATATGCCTTAAAGGCGCTGGTCTTTTCACGCAATGCTTCGATAGGTATCTACACGTCCTCGTAATCACTTCTCCTGATataaacaaagaaaaacacaTATAGGTATACACtagccagaaaaaaaaagaaagaacagggtaaataaagaaaaaaaagctcctTTCTTTCATGTCATAATCGTCGCATTGACAGCTACTGCGCTGAAACGCTTTAGGCGCACTTAAGCTAAgcctgaagctgctggcATTCCAAGCCCAAAAATGCTTACCAAAGCCGCGGGAAGGAAA
Proteins encoded:
- the SCON3 gene encoding E3 ubiquitin ligase complex SCF subunit scon-3 (BUSCO:EOG092D49VZ) → MAEAKPASQKIWLISNDNATMEVDRVVVERSMLLKNMLEDLSHTDITQDNPIPIPNVNEAVLRKVVEWCEHHRNDPVTTPDDESDARKKTTDIEEWDQKFMQVDQEMLFEIILASNFLDIKPLLDVGCKTVANMIKGKSPEEIRKTFNITNDFSAEEEEQIRRENEWAEDR